In a genomic window of Branchiostoma lanceolatum isolate klBraLanc5 chromosome 12, klBraLanc5.hap2, whole genome shotgun sequence:
- the LOC136446347 gene encoding uncharacterized protein encodes MGSFLARPSPSRSCSSNVAEGCGGDEPGREADMSLQELQLLARTDTSRKDEDCIRTHQVFIKDLDGRTKCVDVGEGSTVEELMSHLQKEEILPPGGSLVAESKKLKKSQLVGQVSCNIEVALALNGGVPPKSTKPKKRDSLKSWTGKWVLSWLVAASCF; translated from the exons ATGGGGTCTTTTCTGGCTCGGCCTAGCCCGAGCCGTTCGTGTTCATCTAACGTGGCAGAAGGATGCGGCGGTGACGAGCCCGGGCGCGAGGCTGACATGAG TCTTCAAGAACTGCAGTTGTTGGCCCGAACAGACACCAGCAGGAAGGATGAAGACTGTATCAG GACACATCAGGTGTTCATCAAAGACCTGGATGGGAGGACCAAGTGTGTGGATGTAGGAGAGGGCAGCACTGTTGAGGAGCTGATGTCCCACCTGCAGAAGGAGGAGATCCTGCCTCCTGGTGGATCATTGGTTGCTGAGTCCAAAAAG TTGAAGAAAAGCCAGCTGGTAGGACAGGTATCCTGCAATATTGAAGTAGCACTGGCCCTGAATGGAGGAGTTCCACCAAAGTCCACAAAACCTAAAAA GCGAGACAGTCTGAAATCCTGGACAGGAAAATGGGTGCTAAGTTGGTTAGTAGCTGCATCTTGTTTTTAA